In Acetobacteroides hydrogenigenes, a genomic segment contains:
- the rplA gene encoding 50S ribosomal protein L1 has protein sequence MSKLTKNRKLALSKIEPGKVYKLSEAAQILKEVSFTKFDASVDIDVRLGVDPRKANQMVRGVVTLPHGTGKQTRVLVLCTPDKEQEATEAGADYVGLDEYIDKIKGGWTDVDVIITMPSVMAKVGALGRILGPRGLMPNPKTGTVTMEVGKAVKEVKSGKIDFKVDKFGIVHTSVGKLSFEPNMLSDNAHEFLNTVIKLKPSAAKGTYIKSIYLSSTMSPGLQIDPRSINE, from the coding sequence ATGAGTAAACTTACCAAAAATAGGAAGTTAGCTTTATCGAAGATTGAGCCAGGCAAGGTTTACAAGTTATCGGAAGCAGCTCAAATTTTGAAGGAAGTTTCTTTCACAAAGTTTGATGCTTCAGTAGATATCGATGTACGTCTTGGTGTAGATCCTCGCAAAGCCAACCAGATGGTTAGAGGCGTTGTGACTCTACCTCATGGAACAGGTAAGCAGACCCGCGTATTAGTACTCTGCACCCCTGATAAGGAGCAAGAAGCCACTGAGGCTGGAGCCGATTATGTAGGTCTTGACGAATATATCGACAAGATTAAGGGGGGATGGACTGATGTTGATGTGATCATCACTATGCCTAGCGTAATGGCTAAGGTAGGTGCTCTAGGTCGTATCCTTGGTCCTCGTGGTCTGATGCCGAACCCTAAAACCGGAACTGTTACCATGGAAGTGGGAAAGGCAGTGAAGGAAGTTAAGAGCGGTAAGATCGATTTTAAGGTAGACAAGTTTGGTATTGTTCATACATCGGTAGGTAAATTGTCGTTTGAGCCTAATATGCTTTCAGACAATGCTCACGAATTTTTGAACACTGTTATCAAACTTAAGCCTTCTGCTGCGAAAGGTACTTATATCAAAAGTATTTACCTTTCTTCAACAATGAGCCCCGGCTTACAAATTGATCCTAGATCAATTAACGAGTAA
- the rplL gene encoding 50S ribosomal protein L7/L12 gives MADLKKFAEELVNLSVKEVNELAKILKEEYGIEPAAAAVAVAAAPAAGGEAAAAEKTQFDVILKSAGGAKLQVVKVVKEMTGLGLKEAKDLVDGAPKAVKEKVSKEEAESIKAQLEEAGAEVEVK, from the coding sequence ATGGCAGATCTTAAGAAATTTGCAGAAGAATTGGTTAATTTGTCTGTAAAGGAAGTTAACGAATTAGCTAAGATTCTCAAGGAAGAGTATGGCATAGAGCCTGCTGCTGCTGCAGTTGCTGTAGCTGCTGCACCTGCTGCTGGTGGCGAAGCCGCTGCTGCTGAAAAAACTCAATTTGACGTTATCTTGAAGTCAGCAGGTGGTGCTAAACTTCAAGTAGTGAAGGTTGTTAAGGAAATGACCGGTCTTGGTCTTAAGGAAGCTAAGGACCTAGTTGACGGTGCTCCTAAGGCAGTTAAGGAAAAAGTTTCTAAGGAAGAAGCAGAATCAATTAAAGCACAACTTGAAGAGGCTGGAGCTGAAGTTGAAGTTAAATAG
- the rplJ gene encoding 50S ribosomal protein L10, with translation MRREDKNVIINSLAEQLKTFPHFYLTDISGLNAEDTAALRRQCFEKEITLIVVKNTLLRKALEQIEFQGTELFDVLKGSTSIMLTEKNNVPAKLIKEFSKKNKLKKPVLKGAFVEETPYIGEASLEELVNIKSKEELIGDIIGLLQSPAKNVISALQSGGNILSGVVKTLSDREEK, from the coding sequence ATGAGAAGGGAAGATAAAAACGTTATTATCAACAGTTTAGCCGAGCAGCTCAAGACTTTTCCTCATTTTTATCTGACTGATATTTCGGGTTTAAATGCGGAAGACACCGCAGCACTAAGAAGACAATGCTTTGAGAAAGAGATTACCCTTATCGTTGTAAAGAACACTTTACTTCGTAAGGCGCTCGAACAAATCGAATTCCAAGGCACCGAGTTATTCGACGTGCTTAAGGGTTCTACTTCGATAATGTTAACCGAAAAGAACAATGTTCCTGCGAAGCTTATCAAAGAGTTTAGCAAGAAGAATAAGCTTAAAAAGCCAGTTCTTAAAGGTGCATTCGTAGAGGAGACTCCTTATATCGGTGAAGCAAGCCTTGAAGAACTTGTTAACATCAAGTCTAAGGAAGAGCTTATCGGTGATATTATCGGTCTATTGCAATCTCCAGCGAAGAACGTTATTTCTGCGCTGCAATCAGGCGGAAACATTTTATCGGGTGTTGTTAAGACCCTATCTGATAGAGAAGAAAAGTAG
- the nusG gene encoding transcription termination/antitermination protein NusG encodes MSETEKKWYVLRAIGGKEKKAKEYIENEIRNRGLSDFVSQVLIPTEKVYQIRNGKKISKERIHYPGYILIEAALVGEIPHILTNITNIIGFLGDPRNQNAPIPLRTAEVNRILGRIDELTEGEEEISIPYVIGESVKVIDGPFNGFNGVIEDVNEDKKKLKVMVKIFGRKTPLELSFMQVEKE; translated from the coding sequence ATGAGCGAAACCGAAAAAAAGTGGTACGTCCTAAGAGCAATTGGTGGCAAAGAAAAGAAAGCCAAGGAGTATATCGAAAACGAAATACGCAACCGTGGCCTTTCTGATTTTGTTTCCCAAGTGCTTATCCCTACTGAAAAGGTTTACCAAATTAGAAATGGTAAAAAGATCAGCAAGGAAAGGATACACTATCCCGGTTATATTCTTATTGAAGCGGCGCTAGTAGGTGAAATTCCTCACATTTTGACCAATATTACTAATATCATCGGTTTTTTGGGTGATCCTCGAAATCAAAATGCTCCTATCCCTCTCAGGACTGCTGAGGTTAATAGGATTCTCGGCCGAATTGATGAGCTTACAGAAGGCGAAGAGGAAATTTCTATCCCTTATGTGATTGGCGAATCGGTTAAAGTAATCGATGGACCATTCAACGGATTCAATGGTGTCATTGAAGATGTAAATGAGGATAAGAAAAAGCTCAAGGTAATGGTTAAAATTTTTGGCAGAAAGACTCCACTGGAGTTGAGCTTTATGCAAGTTGAAAAAGAGTAG
- the tuf gene encoding elongation factor Tu gives MAKEKFDRSKPHVNIGTIGHVDHGKTTLTAAITTVLAKRGLSELRSFDSIDNAPEEKERGITINTAHVEYSTENRHYAHVDCPGHADYVKNMVTGAAQMDGAILVVAATDGPMPQTREHILLARQVNVPRIVVFLNKVDMVEDEEMLELVEMEVRELLSFYQFDGDNAPVIRGSALGGLNGEPKWEDKIMELMNAVDEYIPIPPRDNEKPFLMPVEDVFSITGRGTVATGRIETGVVKVGEEVQIIGLGEEPKKSVCTGVEMFRKLLDQGEAGDNVGLLLRGIDKKDIRRGMVIAKPGSITPHTKFKAEIYVLKKEEGGRHTPFHNKYRPQFYLRTLDVTGEISLPEGVEMVMPGDNVTITVELITPVALNQGLRFAIREGGRTVGAGQITEIVE, from the coding sequence ATGGCTAAAGAAAAATTTGACAGATCGAAGCCTCACGTAAACATAGGTACCATCGGTCACGTAGACCACGGTAAGACTACCCTTACTGCTGCAATTACTACCGTACTTGCAAAAAGAGGGTTGTCTGAGTTGAGAAGCTTTGACTCAATTGACAATGCACCCGAAGAAAAAGAGCGTGGTATCACCATTAACACTGCTCACGTTGAATACTCAACTGAAAACCGTCACTACGCTCACGTAGACTGTCCTGGTCACGCCGACTATGTAAAGAACATGGTAACTGGTGCTGCTCAAATGGACGGAGCTATCCTAGTAGTTGCTGCTACTGACGGTCCTATGCCTCAAACTCGTGAGCACATCCTTCTTGCTCGTCAGGTAAACGTTCCTAGAATCGTTGTTTTCCTTAATAAGGTTGACATGGTTGAAGACGAAGAAATGCTTGAACTTGTTGAAATGGAAGTTCGTGAGCTTTTAAGTTTTTACCAATTCGACGGTGACAACGCTCCTGTAATCCGTGGTTCTGCTCTTGGTGGTCTTAACGGCGAGCCAAAGTGGGAAGATAAGATTATGGAACTTATGAACGCTGTTGATGAGTACATTCCAATTCCTCCTCGCGACAACGAGAAGCCATTCCTTATGCCAGTTGAAGACGTATTCTCGATCACTGGTCGTGGTACTGTTGCTACTGGTAGAATCGAAACTGGTGTTGTTAAGGTTGGTGAAGAAGTTCAAATCATTGGTCTTGGCGAAGAACCTAAGAAGTCTGTATGTACAGGTGTTGAAATGTTCCGTAAACTTCTTGACCAAGGTGAAGCTGGTGACAACGTAGGTCTACTACTTCGTGGTATCGACAAGAAGGATATCCGTCGTGGTATGGTTATCGCAAAGCCAGGTTCAATCACCCCTCACACTAAGTTTAAAGCAGAGATTTACGTACTTAAGAAAGAAGAAGGTGGACGTCACACTCCATTCCACAATAAGTACCGTCCACAATTCTACCTGCGTACTTTGGACGTAACTGGTGAAATTAGCCTTCCAGAAGGTGTAGAAATGGTAATGCCTGGTGATAACGTAACTATCACTGTTGAACTTATCACTCCAGTAGCGCTTAACCAAGGTTTACGTTTTGCTATTCGCGAAGGTGGTAGAACTGTAGGTGCTGGTCAGATTACCGAAATTGTTGAGTAA
- the secE gene encoding preprotein translocase subunit SecE encodes MRIKEYFKESYNELKNKVSWPSWSTLQSSAIVVMIASLLFAIVVFAMDITFRNLMELIYSML; translated from the coding sequence ATGAGAATCAAAGAATATTTCAAAGAGTCTTATAACGAACTCAAAAATAAGGTTTCCTGGCCTTCTTGGAGTACGTTGCAAAGCAGCGCAATAGTTGTTATGATTGCTTCCCTACTATTCGCTATTGTTGTCTTTGCAATGGACATCACCTTCAGGAATCTTATGGAGTTAATCTACAGCATGCTGTAA
- the rpoB gene encoding DNA-directed RNA polymerase subunit beta: MSLNKNSQRISFSSTKHQQSYPDFLEIQLQSFRDFFQMETTPENRKNEGLYKVFMENFPITDTRNNFVLEFIDYFIDPPRYSLEECLERGLTYSVPLKAKLKLYCTDPEHEDFDTVIQDVYLGTVPYMTPKGTFVINGAERVVVSQLHRSPGVFFGQSVHANGTKLYSARVIPFKGSWIEFATDINSVMYAYIDRKKKLPVTTLLRAIGYETDRDILEIFDLADEIKVSKVNLKKYIGRKLAARVLKSWIEDFVDEDTGEVVSIERNEVIIDRDVVLENDHIDEILESGAKTILLHKDEGVNADFSIINNTLQKDPCNSEKEAVVYIYRQLRNSEPPDDATARDVIDKLFFSDKRYDLGEVGRYRINKKLDLNIDSDIKVLTKEDIINIIKYLIQLINSKTDVDDIDHLSNRRVRTVGEQLANQFSVGLARMARTIRERMNVRDNEVFTPVDLINAKTLSSVINSFFGTNQLSQFMDQTNPLAEMTHKRRLSALGPGGLSRERAGFEVRDVHYTHYGRLCPIETPEGPNIGLISSLCVFAKINHLGFIETPYHKVSEGRVDFESEGLVYLSAEEEAGKIIAQANVPLNDDGTFATNRVKSRLEGDFPIAEPEQVELMDVAPNQIASIAASLIPFLEHDDANRALMGSNMMRQAVPLLQPDAPIVGTGLEGEVVRDSRTQIVAEADGVVEYVDAAEIHLRYDMTEDERYVSFDPEVKIYRLPKYLKTNQSTSINLRPIVEKGERVVKGQILTDGYSTENGDLALGRNLKVAFMPWKGYNFEDGIVISERLVREDIFTSVHVDEYIMEVRDTKRGLEELTSDIPNVSEEATRNLDENGMIRIGATVEPGDILIGKITPKGESDPTPEEKLLRAIFGDKAGDVKDASLKASPSLRGVVIDKKLFSRSLKDKKGKVSEKVLLQKVDDEFEKKTNGLKAKLVDKLFNLVNGKTSQGVLDYYGTELIGKGVKFTQKVLIELDYLSVNPNKWTTDKDKNNIIKNLINNYIVKFKELDAEAKRKKFNISIGDELPTGIVQLAKVYIAKKRKIRVGDKMAGRHGNKGIVAKVVRDEDMPFLEDGTIVDIILNPLGVPSRMNLGQIYETVLAWAGRELGVKFATPIFDGAELDQIADYTDKASIPRNGKTYLYDGGTGDRFDQPATVGIIYMLKLGHMVDDKMHARSIGPYSLITQQPLGGKAQFGGQRFGEMEVWALEAFGASNILQEILTIKSDDVMGRAKAYEAIVKGEPMPPAGIPESLNVLLHELRGLGLSVNLE; encoded by the coding sequence ATGTCTCTAAACAAAAACAGCCAGCGAATTAGCTTTTCATCAACGAAACATCAGCAATCTTATCCTGATTTTCTTGAGATACAGCTTCAATCTTTCAGGGATTTCTTTCAAATGGAAACCACGCCCGAAAATAGAAAAAATGAAGGGCTTTACAAGGTTTTCATGGAAAACTTCCCGATTACCGATACCCGAAATAACTTCGTTTTAGAGTTTATTGACTATTTCATAGACCCACCACGCTACTCGTTGGAAGAGTGTCTTGAAAGAGGCTTAACTTATAGCGTTCCGCTAAAAGCTAAGCTAAAGTTGTATTGTACAGACCCTGAACACGAAGATTTTGATACCGTCATTCAGGATGTCTATTTAGGTACCGTTCCGTATATGACCCCCAAGGGGACATTCGTGATTAACGGTGCTGAGCGTGTGGTTGTCTCACAGCTACACCGCTCTCCAGGCGTGTTCTTTGGGCAAAGCGTACACGCAAATGGAACAAAACTTTACTCTGCCCGAGTAATCCCGTTCAAAGGATCGTGGATTGAATTTGCGACTGACATTAACAGCGTTATGTACGCCTACATCGATCGTAAGAAAAAGTTGCCTGTAACAACTCTTCTTCGCGCTATAGGTTACGAAACGGACCGCGATATTCTCGAAATTTTTGATCTCGCTGATGAGATCAAGGTTTCTAAAGTAAATCTTAAAAAGTATATTGGTCGAAAGCTGGCTGCTCGTGTGCTAAAATCGTGGATAGAGGACTTCGTTGATGAAGATACTGGTGAAGTTGTATCGATTGAGCGTAACGAGGTAATTATCGACCGCGACGTTGTTTTAGAGAACGACCATATTGATGAAATTCTGGAGTCGGGCGCCAAAACGATTCTTCTTCATAAAGATGAAGGTGTGAATGCCGATTTCTCTATCATCAATAACACTCTTCAAAAAGATCCTTGTAATTCCGAAAAGGAAGCAGTGGTATACATCTATAGGCAACTTAGAAACTCAGAGCCACCAGATGATGCTACTGCTCGTGATGTGATTGACAAGTTGTTCTTCTCTGACAAGCGTTACGACCTAGGAGAAGTTGGACGTTACCGTATCAACAAAAAACTTGATCTAAACATCGACTCGGATATTAAGGTGTTGACTAAAGAGGATATAATCAACATTATTAAATATCTTATCCAACTTATCAACTCGAAGACTGACGTTGACGATATTGACCACTTGTCGAATCGTCGTGTTAGAACCGTGGGTGAGCAGTTGGCTAACCAGTTCAGCGTAGGATTGGCTCGTATGGCTCGGACTATTCGTGAGCGTATGAATGTACGTGACAACGAAGTGTTTACGCCTGTTGATCTTATCAATGCTAAGACGCTATCCAGCGTTATCAACTCGTTCTTTGGAACAAACCAGCTATCGCAGTTTATGGATCAAACCAATCCTCTTGCTGAGATGACTCACAAGCGTCGTTTGTCAGCATTAGGACCTGGAGGCCTTTCGCGTGAACGTGCTGGATTCGAGGTTCGTGACGTACACTATACGCACTATGGTCGTTTGTGTCCTATCGAAACTCCAGAAGGTCCAAATATCGGACTAATCTCTTCTCTTTGTGTTTTTGCAAAGATTAACCATCTTGGATTTATTGAAACTCCTTACCACAAGGTTTCTGAGGGAAGGGTTGACTTTGAATCCGAAGGTCTTGTGTACCTTTCTGCTGAAGAGGAAGCTGGAAAGATTATCGCTCAAGCAAATGTTCCCTTAAATGATGATGGTACGTTTGCTACAAATCGCGTTAAGTCGCGTTTGGAGGGTGACTTCCCTATTGCTGAGCCTGAGCAGGTAGAACTGATGGACGTAGCTCCAAATCAGATTGCTTCGATTGCAGCATCGCTTATTCCATTCCTTGAGCACGATGATGCTAACCGTGCGCTGATGGGATCGAACATGATGCGTCAGGCTGTACCGCTGCTTCAACCCGATGCTCCTATTGTAGGAACAGGCTTGGAAGGTGAAGTTGTGCGCGATAGCCGTACTCAGATTGTTGCAGAGGCTGATGGTGTTGTTGAATACGTAGACGCTGCTGAAATACATCTTCGCTACGATATGACCGAAGATGAGCGTTACGTAAGCTTCGATCCTGAAGTGAAAATATACAGGCTTCCTAAGTACCTTAAGACGAACCAAAGCACTTCGATTAACCTTCGTCCGATTGTTGAGAAGGGGGAAAGAGTTGTTAAGGGCCAGATTCTAACTGATGGTTATTCTACTGAGAATGGAGATCTTGCTCTTGGTCGGAACCTTAAGGTTGCATTCATGCCTTGGAAGGGGTACAACTTTGAGGATGGTATTGTAATTTCTGAACGACTTGTTAGGGAGGATATCTTTACCTCAGTTCACGTTGACGAGTACATTATGGAAGTCCGTGACACTAAACGAGGATTGGAAGAACTTACTTCTGATATTCCTAACGTAAGCGAAGAGGCTACACGTAATCTCGATGAAAACGGGATGATCCGCATTGGAGCGACCGTTGAACCTGGGGATATCCTTATAGGTAAGATTACACCAAAGGGAGAATCTGATCCTACTCCTGAAGAAAAGTTGCTTCGTGCAATCTTTGGAGATAAGGCTGGTGACGTTAAAGATGCTTCGCTTAAGGCTTCTCCTTCATTGCGTGGAGTGGTAATTGATAAGAAACTTTTCTCTAGATCTCTTAAGGATAAGAAGGGAAAGGTTAGCGAGAAGGTTCTTCTTCAGAAGGTTGATGATGAATTTGAGAAGAAAACCAACGGTCTTAAAGCAAAACTTGTAGACAAGTTGTTTAACCTTGTAAACGGAAAAACGTCTCAAGGGGTGTTAGATTACTACGGAACTGAGCTTATCGGTAAAGGAGTGAAATTCACCCAAAAGGTTCTTATAGAACTTGATTACTTAAGCGTAAATCCGAACAAGTGGACAACCGACAAGGATAAAAACAATATCATCAAGAATCTAATTAACAACTACATTGTTAAGTTTAAAGAACTTGATGCTGAAGCAAAAAGAAAGAAGTTCAATATTTCAATTGGAGATGAACTTCCAACCGGAATCGTTCAACTTGCTAAGGTTTATATTGCGAAGAAGCGTAAGATTCGCGTAGGAGATAAGATGGCGGGTCGTCACGGTAATAAGGGTATTGTTGCCAAAGTTGTTCGTGACGAGGATATGCCATTCCTAGAAGATGGTACTATTGTGGATATCATTCTTAACCCACTTGGTGTGCCATCGCGTATGAACCTTGGACAGATTTACGAAACTGTGCTCGCTTGGGCTGGTAGAGAACTTGGGGTAAAGTTTGCTACTCCAATCTTCGACGGCGCCGAACTTGATCAAATTGCCGACTATACCGATAAGGCTAGTATACCACGTAACGGTAAAACATACCTCTATGATGGTGGTACGGGTGATCGCTTTGACCAACCTGCAACTGTAGGTATCATCTACATGTTGAAGCTTGGTCACATGGTTGACGATAAGATGCACGCACGTTCTATCGGACCATATTCGCTGATCACTCAGCAGCCACTTGGTGGTAAGGCACAGTTTGGTGGTCAACGTTTCGGGGAAATGGAAGTTTGGGCACTAGAAGCATTCGGTGCATCTAACATCCTCCAAGAAATTCTTACCATTAAATCTGACGACGTTATGGGTCGTGCTAAAGCTTACGAGGCAATCGTTAAGGGAGAACCAATGCCACCTGCTGGTATTCCTGAATCACTTAACGTGCTACTTCACGAGCTTCGCGGCTTAGGATTGAGCGTTAACCTTGAGTAA
- the rplK gene encoding 50S ribosomal protein L11, with protein MAKEVAGLIKLQIKGGAANPSPPVGPALGSKGVNIMEFCKQFNARTQDKAGKVLPVIITVYSDKSFDFIVKQPPVAVQLKEAAKIQSGSAEPNRKKVATITWEQVRAIAQDKMPDMNCFTLESAMKMVAGTARSMGISVQGEFPQL; from the coding sequence ATGGCTAAAGAAGTCGCTGGACTTATTAAGTTGCAGATTAAAGGTGGCGCAGCAAATCCATCACCACCAGTAGGACCTGCTTTAGGTTCGAAGGGTGTGAATATTATGGAGTTCTGCAAACAGTTCAATGCCAGGACACAAGACAAGGCCGGAAAGGTTCTTCCTGTCATTATTACTGTTTATAGCGATAAGTCATTTGACTTTATCGTAAAGCAGCCACCAGTAGCTGTTCAACTTAAGGAGGCAGCCAAAATTCAATCTGGTTCTGCTGAACCAAACCGTAAGAAAGTTGCCACCATTACATGGGAGCAAGTTAGGGCTATTGCACAAGACAAGATGCCTGATATGAACTGCTTCACCTTGGAGTCGGCTATGAAAATGGTTGCAGGTACAGCAAGAAGCATGGGAATTTCCGTACAGGGTGAATTCCCCCAATTGTAA